In a genomic window of Malassezia japonica chromosome 4, complete sequence:
- a CDS encoding uncharacterized protein (EggNog:ENOG503NW14; COG:S), with the protein MPPPSFSSASGLSALNVSRGTLALVKDVSQSIHSAIVKGGVPALDAARNSIAALLQDTSLDAPPADSDLLASAGAYTSKPSNAVRSAIAEKINADMIEAFESIKATPAVLDTVVALLGLCAPIFDAAIMEGWWERALYPALCSTALTPQHAEDVRILIVYTMMVSHPESGKSIAQRVLDLYVDAASSQQELVPLPEDFQAELGETEDAEDAPLEAPVRETRAEIEWRRTLEMVIALYSTQRPTAFFEVLASTLGNVQSEGPVLYLLASFLHAQSMHAYCIASTPLMNRVLETLLHTFSTRSMSFGTKCLVMVLPHIPQYVAKGGGGGVPALFAIYGRAVTWRRGTSADGLPSCVTLLFTLLYGLFPCNLLAFLRDAKGYLAEHAKVVFDVAAMRERSVTMLRGHAVHPLLAEADATTELTNSKRWAQHDASDLTASCMSLCITPKDDIASADALLDDHIPASDVLLRTEHKFELYLKEQLLLHIGRLHRDRITDAASEAEHQSLYHTVRTLRAQLLTAQGRAERQRLESQAANNRHVQWERELNTKLNTYREERRSWGVETKQLQKQLADSQAMVATQAAQITEMGSRLFQQDEDLALARPKLERLQEYGENVRKLSNCLSDWEDDLDKYELQSREMDKLLSWWEEMELTVSNSEANANRYRVLLEQRTSENTRLKSEVGALRAETQRNAQRLAANQTWLLEAVVAPAKDRAQDTPIATPKQRTPNTLEELDTLRGRNRHLELETMNLRARIEQLETEALMRDRSAPVPGPTPVPVPEAAGATLFSPDTLRTPRDAGVEDESVPPLELGSPAHGPVHLQ; encoded by the coding sequence atgccgccgccgtccttctcgagcgcgtcgggccTGAGCGCGCTGAATGtgtcgcgcggcacgctcgcgctcgtcaagGATGTATCTCAGAGCATACATAGTGCGATCGTGaagggcggcgtgccggcactcgacgcggcgcgcaatagcatcgcggcgctgctccaggACACCAGTCTCGATGCCCCCCCCGCCGATAGCGACCTGCTAGCAAGCGCCGGGGCATACACCAGCAAGCCGAGCAAtgccgtgcgctcggcaatTGCAGAAAAGATCAACGCGGACATGATTGAGGCGTTTGAGAGCATcaaggcgacgccggcTGTGCTGGACacggtcgtcgcgctgctgggccTCTGTGCGCCGATCTTTGACGCAGCGATCATGGAGGGGTGGtgggagcgtgcgctgtaTCCCGCGCTGTGCTCAACTGCGCTCACGCCCCAGCACGCCGAAGATGTGCGCATCCTCATCGTCTATACCATGATGGTGAGTCATCCAGAGAGCGGAAAAAGCATTGCCCAGCGTGTGCTGGATCTGTACGTGGACGCCGCAAGCTCGCAGCAGGAACTCGTGCCGCTCCCGGAAGATTTTCAGGCGGAGCTTGGCGAGACGGAGGACGCggaggacgcgccgcttgaggcgcctgtgcgcgagacgcgcgcggAAATCGAgtggcggcgcacgctcgagatGGTCATTGCGTTGTACagcacgcagcggccgaCCGCGTTCTTCGAGGTGCTTGCTTCGACACTCGGCAACGTGCAGTCCGAAGGGCCTGTCCTCTACCTCTTGGCGAGCTTTTTGCACGCCCAGTCGATGCACGCCTACTGCATtgcgtcgacgccgctgATGAACCGCGTCCTCGAGACACTCCTGCATACCttctcgacgcgctccatGTCGTTCGGCACCAAATGCCTTGTCATGGTGCTGCCCCACATTCCGCAGTACGTCGCCaaaggcggcggcggtggcgtcccggcgctctttgcgatTTACGGGCGCGCCGTAACCTGGCGGCGGGGTACCAGCGCAGATGGCCTGCCATCGTGCGTAACGCTGCTCTTTACGCTGCTCTACGGCCTTTTTCCGTGCAACCTGCTGGCCTTTTTGCGCGACGCAAAGGGCTACCTTGCCGAGCATGCCAAGGTCGTCTTTGACGTggccgcgatgcgcgagcggTCTGTGACGATGCTGCGTGGCCACGCGGTGCACCCTttgctcgccgaggccgacgccACGACCGAACTGACGAATTCCAAGCGCTgggcgcagcacgacgcgtcggacctcaccgcgtcgtgcaTGTCGCTCTGCATCACCCCCAAAGACGACATCGCGAGCGCAGACGCTttgctcgacgaccacatcccggcgagcgacgtcCTGCTGCGCACTGAGCACAAATTTGAGCTCTATCTCAAAGAACAGCTCCTTTTGCACATTGggcgcctgcaccgcgaccGTATCACCGATGCTGcgagcgaggccgagcaccaGAGCTTGTACCATACTGTGCGCACgttgcgtgcgcagctcctcaCCGCCCAAggtcgcgccgagcgccagcgcctcgagtcgCAGGCCGCCAACAACCGCCACGTGCAGTGGGAGCGCGAGCTAAACACCAAGCTCAACACCTaccgcgaggagcggcgctcATGGGGCGTCGAGACGAAGCAGCTGCAAAAGCAGCTGGCGGACTCGCAGGCGATGgtcgcgacgcaggcggcgcagatCACCGAGATGGGCTCGCGCCTCTTTcagcaggacgaggacctggcgcttgcgcgacccaagctcgagcgtctgcaaGAGTATGGAGAAAACGTGCGCAAGCTGAGCAACTGCTTGTCGGACTGGGAAGACGATCTCGACAAGTACGAGCTGCAAAGCCGCGAGATGGACAAGCTGCTCTCGTGGTGGGAAGAGATGGAACTCACCGTGTCGAACAGCGAGGCGAATGCGAATCGCTACCGCGTGCTGCTAGAACAGCGGACCTCGGAAAATACACGCCTCAAGAGCGAGGTCGGGGCGCTACGtgccgagacgcagcgGAATgcacagcgcctcgcggcgaaCCAGACATggctcctcgaggcggtcgtcgcCCCCGCCAAAGACCGTGCGCAAGACACGCCGATTGCCACGCCgaagcagcgcacgcccaacacgctcgaggagctcgacacgTTGCGTGGCCGCAACCGCCACCTGGAGCTCGAGACGATGAacctgcgtgcgcgcattgagcagctcgagaccgaggcgctgatgCGCGATCGCAGCGCGCCCGTGCCCGGCCCCACGCCTGTGCCCgtgcccgaggcggcgggcgcgacgctctttTCGCCCGACACGCTGCGTACCCCCCGTGATGcgggcgtcgaggacgagagtgtgccgccgctggagctgggctcgccggcgcatgGCCCTGTACATCTACAATGA
- a CDS encoding uncharacterized protein (EggNog:ENOG503Q4CQ; COG:K), whose product MAVVEEESYKRTTRDLTHLTEESIDAFIASHKKSSDLLKAYKIAKDPHGWNAKQTAAVHDHEAALATADDEDTTKKRKQPAAPASRKKRKEEAEEAPKEEPKEEHEEELDPQTKKVREWRHKLQRAFLSKDGVIKPEDMEAQDATLKIVEAYDEITPEQLKATKIGKVMKRIHQLPEIPKDEQFHFRERAGVLMNKWGAILGATLPADA is encoded by the exons ATGGCCGTGGTCGAAGAAGAGTCGTACAAG CGGACTA CGCGCGATTTGACGCACCTGACGGAGGAGAGCATCGACGCGTTTATTGCGTCGCACAAAAAGTCGAGCGATCTGCTGAAGGCGTACAAGATCGCCAAGGACCCGCACGGCTGGAACGCGAAGCAGAccgcggcggtgcacgaCCACGAGGCGGCACTCGCAacggccgacgacgaggacacgaccaagaagcgcaagcagcccgccgcgccggccagcCGCAAGAAGCGAAAGGAGGAGGCGGAAGAGGCGCCGAAAGAGGAGCCAAAGGAGGAGCACGAAGAGGAGCTGGACCCGCAGACGAAAAAAGTGCGCGAATGGCGCCACaagctgcagcgtgcgttCCTCAGCAAGGACGGCGTGATCAAGCCGGAGGATAtggaggcgcaggacgccaCCCTCAAGATCGTCGAGGCGTACGACGAGATCACACCGGAGCAGCTTAAGGCGACCAAGATCGGCAAGGTGATGAAGCGCATCCACCAGCTTCCCGAGATTCCCAAGGACGAGCAGTTTCActtccgcgagcgcgcaggAGTATTAATGAACAAGTGGGGGGCCATTCTCGGGGCGACACTGCCGGCAGACGCGTAG
- the TOA1 gene encoding transcription factor IIA subunit alpha (EggNog:ENOG503P5JD; BUSCO:EOG092651HW; COG:K), which translates to MSNKVVSLTFRHIIDDVIANVRQDFEDMGIEKEVLEELQRSWEAKLVATQVTEFDGAGGSSAAPGARPPVQYTTTPGVEPATARNTRVKSEPKDDAQADEKEKPAAGKKRKHEDEDEEASNEIGSDLDDSEEEDFEGNEDMMLCLYDKVQRVKNKWKCVLRDGVASIGGRDYLFSKCNGEFEW; encoded by the exons ATGAGCAACAAAGTAGTTTCATTGACATTCCGACACATCATCGACGATGTGATCGCGAATGTCCGCCAAGACTTTGAAGATATGGGCATCGAGAaggaggtgctcgaggagctgcagcggTCCTGGGAGGCGAAGCTCGTTGCGACGCAGGTGACCGAGTTCGACGGAGCCGgcggcagctcggccgcaccgggcgcgcgcccgcCCGTGCAATACACCACGACGCCAGGCGTGGAGCccgccacggcgcgcaACACCCGGGTCAAGTCCGAGCCAAAAGACGACGCACAGGCCGACGAGAAAGAGAAGCCGGCGGCAGGGAAAAAGCGGAAgcacgaggacgaggacgaggaggccaGCAACGAAATTGGGTccgacctcgacgactcggaggaggaggactTTGAGGGGAACGAGGATATGATGCTGTGTCTCTACGACAAG GTCCAGCGCGTAAAGAACAAGTGGAAGTGCGTtctgcgcgacggcgtcgcctctatcggcggccgcgactACCTCTTTTCCAAGTGCAACGG CGAGTTCGAGTGGTAG
- the DPL1 gene encoding sphinganine-1-phosphate aldolase (COG:E; EggNog:ENOG503NXZ8) — protein MGGSGGSSSNWTNSIVTYDNARTVALVWVVLHFGRRWLRAIRAEGLTGIVLQAYSALVQRFVGLMLKLPSNKRRMDREMGEATTTLEKSLLPPSSVPTVRTLPVHGRDEAWIDKQLAVLQHLTGDDSGDSERQWRDGHVSGAVYHGGEELNRVILGCFARFLLSNPLHPEVFPGVRKMESEIVAMALSMYNAPPGAAGTTTSGGTESILMACKAARDWGRAERGITEPEIVIPTSAHVAFDKAGQYFGLKVRRIPVDRITRKVRIDAMHRAINSQTVLLVGSAPNFPDGMIDDIVSIAALAKRHGILCHVDCCLGSFLVPFLDRAGYVSEPFDFRVDGVTSISCDTHKYGFGPKGLSVVMYSTERMRRFQYYVNSSWVGGVYASPTLAGSRPGSIIAATWAVMVAMGQDGYTNSCKSIVGAAKDIERRVRHEIPELTVLGKPLVSVVAIASAGTHNIYDVGDQMSKRGWHLNALGGDVPAVHLACTRLTVPSVDQFIADLKDAVAHSRTKPAKPGTMATVYGLGQSSAVGPMLIGEMASRFVDTLYKVQP, from the exons ATGGGTGGCTCGGGCGGCTCCAGCAGCAACTGGACCAACAGTATAGTGACGTACGACAATG CTCGTACGGTTGCCTTGGTATGGGTCGTGCTGCACTTTGGCCGCCGCTGGCTCCGCGCGATCCGTGCAGAGGGTCTGACGGGTATCGTGCTCCAGGCGTACTCGGCCCTGGTGCAGCGCTTCGTGGGCCTCATGCTCAAGCTGCCCTCGAACAAGAGGCGCATGGACCGCGAGATGGGCGAGGCAACGACGACGCTCGAAAAGAGCCTCTTGCCcccgtcgagcgtgccgacggtgcgcacgctgccggtgcacggccgcgacgaggcgtggatcgacaagcagctcgccgtACTGCAGCACCTCACCGGCGATGACAGCGGCGACTCGGAGCGCCAGTGGCGCGACGGCCACGTCTCCGGTGCGGTGTAccacggcggcgaggagctgaACCGCGTGATCCTCGGTTGCTTTGCTCGCTTCCTCTTGTCCAACCCGCTGCACCCGGAGGTCTTCCCGGGTGTGCGTAAGATGGAGTCGGAAATCGTGGCGATGGCCCTGAGCATGTACAACGCGccgccaggcgccgccggcaccACGACCTCGGGCGGCACCGAGTCGATTCTGATGGCATGcaaggccgcgcgcgactgggggcgcgccgagcgcggaATCACCGAGCCGGAGATTGTGAtcccgacgagcgcgcacgtcgccttTGACAAAGCGGGCCAGTACTTTGGGCTcaaggtgcgccgcatcccGGTCGACCGCATCACGCGCAAGGTCCGCATCGACGCGATGCACCGCGCGATCAACAGCCAGACGGTGCTGCTCGTGGGCAGTGCGCCCAACTTCCCCGACGGCATGATCGACGACATTGTCTCTattgccgcgctcgccaaaCGCCACGGCATCCTGTGCCATGTGGACTGCTGCCTCGGCTCGTTCCTTGTGCCGTTCCTCGACCGCGCGGGGTACGTCTCGGAGCCGTTTGACTTCCGTGTGGATGGCGTTACGTCGATTTCCTGCGACACGCACAAGTACGGCTTCGGCCCCAAGGGTCTCTCGGTGGTGATGTACAgcaccgagcgcatgcgccgcttccAGTACTATGTCAACTCCAGCTGGGTCGGCGGTGTGTACGCGAGCCCGACGCTCGCTGGCTCGCGCCCCGGATCGATcatcgccgcgacgtgggCGGTGATGGTCGCCATGGGCCAGGACGGCTACACAAACTCTTGCAAGAGCATTGTCGGCGCTGCCAAGGACattgagcgccgcgtgcgccatgAGATCCCCGAGCTTAccgtgctcggcaagccGCTCGTGAGCGTCGTGGCGATCGCCAGCGCCGGCACGCACAACATCTACGACGTGGGTGACCAAATGAGCAAGCGTGGCTGGCACCTCAATGCGCTCGGTGGCGACGTGCCCGCGGTTCATCtcgcgtgcacgcgcctgacggtgccgagcgtggACCAGTTCATTGCGGATCTCAAGGATGCGGTCGCGCACTCGCGCACTAAACCTGCGAAGCCCGGTACGATGGCGACGGTCTATGGGCTGGGCCagagctcggcggtggGCCCGATGCTCATCGGCGAGATGGCTTCGCGCTTCGTGGATACGCTGTACAAGGTACAGCCGTAG
- the BRE1 gene encoding RING-type E3 ubiquitin transferase (EggNog:ENOG503NW1B; COG:O): MDRKRAQADAPDAGDAKRMHLSEEDESPAYAGLEQFRKEAIYRAMREAKRDAARATESAHALEADVAGLRKSVLAVNEFWDMLVETLRTTGVDEHVLGEGLRSALVGAVPLALEQSAAEHASALATRTQVVREVLAHIAAHGARAPSDVGAAQTRIAQLAAESGALRQTLAAAHAELARLQAVASRVTEQLRIAEKHRDRAASDTLRTIEDPLGKAQRDAEAAQIAAAEAEKAQAEKRAENAQAPAVNAATEEELVTLRELAKARLDEIGEVRQELGGVKQELAATSFQLTSLPDERINAHPLYHELQAEMVFLQHEAERLRSAYAALDKENEELREFRLEFQHQTSTQANTHSDELQKQLKARDADIVRLRGQRDELNAEMLERRARDTVKFAQVDELKALLAPKDERIEALKGQAHRLQLQVAALRGDAHAVQVLSESEPGTDAVPALEAALKKAEEEKAALALHDVSDAHAELARLRALLDDGTPSEDVASADDVAARWASLQDSLQKARLEIQASGASTTTLYDEIDRLSSAYDQLEKQANAKLVNLAKLEDKILRLTTEKSKADNKYFAAMRAKDALDAEKRTLARSAERQAKVIERYTETEKGLGQQLTQAEKEITLLRRGLQAHTTKLAEVDRDRAVLRRKAAEAERAKSTAEQLVTQHLATITEESGAKVRAEERAAILDKEVSRLKRKVADANAGAPRKRGDDNTQLEYLDSLLKCSACKERYRDRIITRCLHTFCEQCVNARIQTRQRKCPHCGLAFATSDVQVLYCT, translated from the exons ATGGATCGCAagcgggcgcaggcggacgcgccggacgcgggGGATGCGAAGCGCATGCACCTGAGCGAAGAGGATGAGAGCCCTGCGTATGCGGGCCTCGAGCAGTTCCGCAAGGAGGCGATCTaccgcgcgatgcgcgaagCAAaacgcgacgcggcgcgtgcgacggaatccgcgcatgcgctcgaAGCCGACGTCGCGGGCCTGCGCAAGAGCGTGCTCGCAGTGAACGAGTTTTGGGATATG CTTGTAGAAACGCTCCGGACGACtggcgtcgacgagcacgtgctcggcgaagggctccgcagcgccttggtcggtgccgtgccgctggcgctcgagcagagcgcggccgagcacgcttcggcgctcgcgacacgcacgcaggtcgtgcgtgaggtgcttgcgcacatcgccgcgcacggcgcgcgtgcgccgagcgacgtggGCGCCGCCCAGACACGTATCGCacagctcgcggccgagtcgggcgcgctgcgccagacgctcgccgcggcccatgccgagctcgcgcggctACAGGCGGTGGCGAGCCGCGTGACagagcagctgcgcattGCCGAAAAGCAtcgcgaccgcgccgcaagcgACACGCTCCGCACGATCGAAGACCccctcggcaaggcgcagcgcgacgcagagGCCGCCCAgatcgccgcggccgaggcggagaaGGCCCAGGCGGAAAAGCGCGCAGAAAACGCGCAGGCCCCGGCGGTGAATGCGGCGACAGAAGAGGAGCTCGTCAcgctccgcgagctcgcaaaggcgcgcctcgacgagataggcgaggtgcgccaggagctcggcggggTGAAGCAAGAGCTCGCCGCGACCTCGTTCCAACTCAcgtcgctgccggacgAGCGCATTAACGCACACCCCCTCTACCACGAGCTACAGGCGGAAATGGTCTTTTTGCagcacgaggccgagcggctgcgGAGCGCGTACGCTGCGCTGGACAAGGAgaacgaggagctgcgtgagTTCCGCCTCGAGTTCCAGCACCAGACCTCGACGCAGGCCAATACACacagcgacgagctccagaagcagctcaaggcgcgcgatgcagacattgtgcgcctgcgtggccagcgcgacgagctcaacgccgagatgctcgagcgccgcgcacgcgacaCGGTCAAGTttgcgcaggtcgacgagctcaaggcgctccttgcgccgAAAGACGAGCGGATCGAGGCCTTGAAGGGGCAGGCGCATCGTCTCCAACTGCaagtcgccgcgctgcgaggcgacgcgcacgcggtgcaggtgctgagcgagagcgagccCGGCACGGACGCcgtgcctgcgctcgaggccgcgctgaaaaaggccgaggaggaaaaggcggcgctcgcgctgcacgacgtgagcgacgcgcacgccgagcttgcgcgcctccgtgcgcttctcgacgacggcacgccgtcggaGGATGTTGCGTCGGCGGACGatgtcgcggcgcgctgggcctCGCTGCAAGACAGCCTGCAGAaagcgcgcctcgagatccaggcgtcgggcgcctcgaccaCCACTCTTTACGACGAGATCGACCGCCTGAGCAGCGCCTATGACCAGCTCGAGAAGCAGGCGAATGCAAAGCTCGTCaacctcgccaagctcgaggaCAAAATTCTGCGCCTCACCACCGAAAAGTCCAAAGCGGACAACAAGTACTTtgccgcgatgcgcgccaaggatgcgctcgatgccgagaagcgcacgcttgcgcgcagcgccgagcgccaggccaAGGTTATTGAGCGCTACACCGAGACCGAGAAGGGCCTCGGGCAGCagctgacgcaggccgAAAAGGAGATCACGCTcctccgccgcggcctgcaggcgcacacgacgaagctcgccgaggtcgaccgcgaccgtgcggtgctgcgccgcaaggcggccgaggccgagcgcgccaagtccaccgccgagcagctcgtcacgcagcacctcgcgaCGATCACAGAAGAGAGCGGCGCGAaggtgcgcgccgaggagcgcgccgcgatccTCGACAAGGAGGTGAGCCGTCTGAAGCGCAAGGTCGCCGATGCCAacgccggtgcgccgcgcaagcgcggcgacgatAATACGCAGCTCGAGTACCTCGATTCGCTCCTCAagtgctcggcgtgcaaGGAGCGCTACCGCGACCGGATCATTACGCGCTGCCTGCACACCTTCTGCGAGCAGTGCGTCAACGCGCGGATCCAGACCAGGCAGCGCAAGTGTCCCCACTGCGGCCTGGCGTTTGCCACGAGCGATGTTCAAGTGCTCTACTGTACGTGA
- a CDS encoding uncharacterized protein (EggNog:ENOG503P5X0; TransMembrane:1 (o622-645i)), with product MSRLGLRGLGRVRCAPRALRGGRWVSSVTPALDVGALRGTLQGTAQLFAQDSAWHARLDAADVALDAPMRARRVAFVGAASSGTAQVVDALLAEPHDAGVSRALQAKSEAAARTDRGLVIRYGEQSSADDTLLVPLPWLRDGLEIVEMLDPTDSAESLETLYGADAVFFVTDLEAMQGVLAPVPAQRTLALIERFAGKPETSVLINLPWRAVGPDTPAPAGASVAKAAEMPDWAALGRSVRATLTPRILNLLASQAAPLGSAPPGVHVVSSSLAAHAKALLAPPPATAAPDGAARTPPVRDAWLAFADDFRAARFPPLYNAVVRPSDPTTRVAYLARAAIEQASAAEAAEEERLRLANGYATVLASSAELAMSTLAEKIVPDSAGSELPSPAHVRKGDASASVAGFLADSRHEVEGTLASRFAWYKLPMRIDELRLALLYAVGRSFGTDQEVRLAYEAGQLRALAATETQRTADSLADLARGEEQARAQRDSGALADAEPSFNSATLQNALGAFRDAQLAPILSPTCLSEPVVRRRRQLLEAGGPIDQLTARAQRATLHVYAFLGTTYTLCGYGALAHKRLHVAAPADAPLPVQTWADFSASSWTPWTPPAFLSELAGYADVLAIAPSTAGGTALLATAAAAWYLQGRWASAKRKFWKDWDRIVSAVDRDAKSEVTALLRYVFGAPLGASRALRDAAVVRAVAHEERVEQLRRVRAALPDERK from the coding sequence ATGAGCCGACTGGGCCTGCGGGGACTgggccgcgtgcgctgcgcgccgcgtgcgctgcgtggcggCCGCTGGGTCTCGTCCGTGACACCAGCGCTGGATGTgggtgcgctgcgcggcacacTCCAAGGGACCGCgcagctctttgcgcaggaCTCGGCGTGGCACGCACGCTtggacgcggcggacgtcgcgctggatgcgccgatgcgcgcgcggcgcgtcgcgtttgtaggcgccgcatcgagcggcacggcgcaggtcgtggatgcgctccttgccgagccGCACGATGCTGGCGTCTCGCGGGCGCTCCAAGCTaagagcgaggcggcggcgcgcaccgaccgCGGCCTCGTGATCCGGTACGGCGAGCAAAGCAGCGCAGATGACACGCTCCTTGTCCCGCTGCCGTGGCTGCGCGACGGGCTGGAAATCGTCGAAATGCTCGACCCGACCGACAGCGCCGAAagcctcgagacgctctaCGGCGCGGACGCCGTTTTCTTCGTGAcggacctcgaggcgatgcagGGCGTGCTCGCACCGGTGCCGGCACAGCGTACCTTGGCGCTGATCGAGCGCTTTGCGGGCAAGCCCGAGACATCGGTACTGATCAATCTCCCATGGCGCGCAGTCGGGCCCGACACTCCGGCGCCGGCAGGCGCAAGCGTCGCCAAGGCGGCCGAGATGCCAGACTGGGCGGCACTCGGGCGCTCGGTCCGCGCCACACTCACTCCACGCATCCTCAACCTGCTTGCGTCGCaagccgcgccgctcggcagcgcgccgccgggcgtcCATGTCGTCTCGTCcagcctcgcggcgcatgccaaggcgctgctcgcgccgccgcccgcgacagctgcgccggacggcgcggcgcgtacgccgcctgtgcgcgacgcgtggcTCGCGTTTGCGGACGACtttcgcgcagcgcgtttTCCGCCGCTCTATAATGCCGTCGTGCGCCCGTCGGACCCCACGACGCGCGTTGCGTAcctcgctcgcgctgcgatCGAGCAGGCGTCCGCCGCtgaggccgccgaggaagagcgcctgcgccttgccAACGGCTACGCCACCGTCCTTGCGTCAAGCGCCGAGCTGGCCATGAGCACGCTCGCGGAAAAGATTGTGCCGGACAGCGCGGGCAGCGAGCTtccgtcgccggcgcatgTGCGCAAAGGCGACGCGTCCGCGTCAGTCGCCGGCTTCCTCGCCGACTCGCGCCATGAGGTCGAGGGGacgctcgcgtcgcgcttTGCGTGGTACAAGCTGCCGAtgcgcatcgacgagctgcgcctcgccctgcTCTACGCGGTCGGCCGTAGCTTTGGCACGGACCAAgaggtgcgcctcgcgtaCGAGGCCGggcagctgcgcgcgctcgcagcCACCGAGACacagcgcaccgccgactcgctcgcggaCCTCGCGCGGGGCGaagagcaggcgcgcgcacagcgcgactcgggcgcacTTGCAGACGCTGAGCCGTCGTTTAACAGTGCTACGCTGCAAAatgcgctcggtgcgttccgcgacgcacagctcgcgccgatcctctcgccgacgtgcctCTCGGAGCCGGTcgtccgccggcgccgccagctgctcgaggccgggGGGCCGATCGACCAGCTGACGGcacgggcgcagcgcgcgacgctgcacgTCTATGCGTTCCTCGGCACGACGTACACCCTGTGTGGGTACGGCGCACTGGCGCACAAGCGCCTGCACGTTGCAGCTCCggcggatgcgccgctgccggtgcAGACATGGGCCGACTTTTCTGCATCGTCCTGGACGCCATGGACGCCGCCCGCGTTCTTGAGCGAGCTTGCGGGCTATGCGGACGTGCTGGCCAttgcgccgagcaccgcgggGGGgacggcgctgcttgcgaccgccgccgcggcgtggtACCTGCAAGGGCGCTGGGCGAGCGCCAAGCGCAAGTTCTGGAAGGACTGGGACCGCATCGTTAGTgccgtcgaccgcgacgccAAGAGCGAGgtcacggcgctgctccgCTACGTgtttggcgcgccgcttggcgcgtcgcgtgcgctgcgtgatgCGGCTGTCGTGCGCGCGGTAGCgcacgaggagcgcgtcgagcagctgcgccgcgtacgtgcggcgctgccggacGAGCGGAAATAG
- the RPB10 gene encoding DNA-directed RNA Polymerase II subunit L (COG:K; EggNog:ENOG503P6YC), whose translation MIIPVRCFSCGKVVGDKWDAYLALLIEGRTEGEALTELGLQRYCCRRMVLTHVDLIERLLHYNIHERKSNPFPAAGASKTARDARCIDGRTAATSAAPTSLPDVTTLSPV comes from the exons ATG ATCATTCCCGTCCGGTGCTTTAGCTGCGGCaaggtcgtcggcgacaaGTGGGATGCGTACCTCGCCCTCCTTATTGAGGGCCGCACGgaaggcgaggcgctcacgGAGCTGGGGCTGCAGCGCTACTGCTGCCGTCGCATGGTCCTGACGCACGTCGATCTCATCGAGCGCTTGCTGCACTACAAca TTCATGAGCGCAAGTCGAATCCGTTCCCTGC CGCGGGTGCGAGCAAGACcgcgcgcgatgcacgCTGCATCGACGGCCGCACCGCGGCCACGTCCGCAGCGCCGACCTCCCTGCCGGATGTCACGACATTGTCGCCTGTCTAG